The Pan paniscus chromosome 15, NHGRI_mPanPan1-v2.0_pri, whole genome shotgun sequence genome includes a window with the following:
- the LOC129393833 gene encoding transcription initiation factor TFIID subunit 4-like, producing the protein MKKKAPSAWRALPAHCACRRLQPRRGFSLLSALTSSSSFFSPNAQKCQEMQLTRRKLLHLCSAKLQREPDIGVAGGEARRSSALQQGGRGSSGTARSPESPASRAGSAAPGAAGRGASVGQGPPRCTWPSPAPPSPRPPPRRWVRWVQRTDRGGSGVCRALFAFRSLAGSLCKPSGVGAPRGKQRVPGVLGPRWSPRAFPGSPRISEALRAIARVSAPVFASELALVD; encoded by the coding sequence atgaaaaaaaagGCGCCTTCTGCGTGGCGAGCGCTGCCAGCGCATTGCGCTTGCAGGCGCCTCCAGCCGCGGCGGggcttctctcttctttcagctcttacttcttcatcttcttttttttcccccaacgcGCAGAAATGTCAGGAGATGCAATTAACAAGAAGAAAATTGTTACATTTGTGTTCTGCTAAATTGCAGAGAGAGCCAGATATAGGGGTTGCAGGCGGAGAAGCCCGGCGCTCGAGCGCTCTACAGCAGGGGGGTCGCGGGAGCTCGGGGACGGCGCGGTCCCCGGAGTCCCCCGCCTCGCGGGCAGGGAGCGCGGCTCCGGGGGCTGCTGGGCGGGGGGCGAGCGTCGGGCAGGGGCCGCCTCGGTGTACTTGGCCGAGCCCCGCGCCCCCGAGCCCGCGGCCCCCGCCCCGCCGCTGGGTCCGCTGGGTCCAGCGGACGGACCGCGGAGGCTCCGGAGTTTGCAGGGCGCTCTTCGCCTTCCGATCGCTCGCGGGGAGTTTGTGCAAACCTTCCGGAGTTGGAGCACCGCGGGGGAAGCAGCGGGTCCCGGGCGTGCTGGGGCCCAGGTGGTCGCCCCGGGCTTTCCCCGGCAGCCCCCGGATCTCGGAGGCGCTCCGGGCGATCGCGCGTGTGTCTGCTCCTGTGTTTGCGAGCGAGCTGGCTTTAGTGGATTAA